A genomic segment from Nocardiopsis sp. Huas11 encodes:
- a CDS encoding bifunctional DNA primase/polymerase — protein MTAFSPVDYALAAARRDWPVFPLTPNSKKPPLVRAWEQAATTDPDQIRSWWRQWPKANYGIATGPAGLVVVDLDTPKPGHAPPKEWALPGVTDGADVLAVLAERAGQALPTDTFTVRTRRGGTHLYFAHPTGPRMGNTSGSLGWLIDTRAHGGYVVGPGCPVAAPDGSGCYKHLNRDAPAPLPEWIWSLLRRPDSRSEPAAAPVPSPGPASDVFADVARDDRRRAAYVKAAVTGELARVRGAQPGTRNENLYIAAASLGQLAREGLLETAWIQDALYNAALEANTAGDANPPREIAATIRSGLTKGLRESRRPTTRHRPPRRAA, from the coding sequence ATGACCGCGTTCTCACCGGTCGACTACGCCCTGGCCGCCGCCCGGCGCGACTGGCCCGTCTTCCCGCTCACCCCGAACTCGAAGAAGCCCCCGCTGGTCCGCGCGTGGGAGCAGGCCGCGACCACCGACCCCGACCAGATCCGGTCCTGGTGGCGGCAGTGGCCGAAGGCCAACTACGGCATCGCTACCGGCCCGGCCGGGCTCGTGGTGGTCGACCTGGACACCCCCAAGCCCGGACACGCCCCGCCCAAGGAGTGGGCGCTGCCCGGCGTCACCGACGGTGCCGATGTCCTGGCCGTGCTGGCCGAACGCGCCGGACAGGCCTTGCCGACCGACACCTTCACCGTGCGCACCCGCCGGGGCGGAACGCACCTGTACTTCGCCCACCCCACCGGCCCCCGAATGGGCAACACCTCCGGGAGTTTGGGGTGGCTGATCGACACCCGCGCCCACGGCGGGTACGTGGTCGGCCCGGGCTGCCCGGTAGCCGCCCCGGACGGATCGGGATGCTACAAGCACCTGAACCGCGACGCACCCGCACCGTTGCCGGAATGGATATGGAGCCTGCTGCGCAGGCCCGATTCCCGGAGTGAGCCCGCCGCCGCGCCTGTCCCGTCGCCGGGGCCCGCGAGCGACGTGTTCGCCGACGTCGCCCGCGACGACCGCCGCAGGGCCGCCTACGTCAAGGCTGCGGTGACCGGAGAGCTAGCCAGGGTTCGAGGCGCTCAGCCCGGCACGCGCAACGAGAACCTCTACATCGCTGCGGCCAGCCTCGGACAGCTCGCCCGCGAAGGCCTGCTGGAGACCGCCTGGATCCAGGACGCGCTGTACAACGCCGCCCTGGAGGCCAACACCGCGGGCGATGCCAACCCGCCCCGCGAGATCGCCGCCACGATCCGCTCCGGCCTGACCAAGGGCCTACGCGAATCCCGCCGCCCCACCACCCGCCACCGACCGCCCAGGAGGGCCGCCTAG